The following DNA comes from Ammospiza caudacuta isolate bAmmCau1 chromosome 7, bAmmCau1.pri, whole genome shotgun sequence.
ggctccatctgcaccactgtccccaaagccatgcacaattccctctgggacaccagggacatctcctactcaggatgtgctgctcagctctttttctttgtgttcttcatctcagcagagtatttcctcctgaccatcatgtgctatgaccgctatgtgtccatctgcaaacccctgcactatgggaccgtcctgggcagcagagcttgtgcccacatggcagcagctgcatggGCCGGTGGctttctcaatgctctcatgcacacagccaatacattttccctacccctgtgccatggcaatgatCTGGACCAGTTCTTCTGTGACGTGCCCCAAATCCTCAAGTTCTCCTGCTCACACACTAACTCCAACAGGGAATTTGGATATCTTGTTGTTACTTGCTGTTTAGCACTttgctgttttgtgttcattgttttctcatatgtgcagatcttcagggctgtgctgagtatcccctctgagcagggatggcacaaagctttttccacctgcctccctcaccttgCTGTGGTGTCTGTGTTCATCAGCACTGCCATATTTGCCTACATGAAGCcctcctccatgtcctccccatccctggatctggccctgtcagttctgtactcagtggtgcctgcagccatgaaccccctcatctacagtctgaggaaccaggagctcaaggctgcagtgagaagactgatgactggatgaTTTCAGAgacattaaactgctggccaaATTCTACAAATGAcgtgaaataaaaataatgtaattgaTGGCTTGatagaggcttttttttttctttatattagTTTTATCATATTGTCCACAAAGAAATGTCATTCTTTGTGCCAtctctcattttgtttctctccaccttccctgtgcccacagactgtgtcaatgatGGGCTGCACTCTCAGTGGCTTTAAAGGATCTAAAGAATCTCCGAGCAAagctttctgcagagatgcccttttgttgccttctgtggagctgcagcagcaatgtctgtgtgcagagctgggggcagatcagggctggcccagcagctgtgcccagcagcagcagcacttggtgttgccagtgctgctgccatggccctgccccgctgccctggtggccctggtgttcctgcagggcctgagtgctcttggGGCCAGGCACAGttctgggggtggcagtgccggggctgcagcagggacaggccatgggcactgctggggcagcgctgacgcctcagcccagggcctgggggctccaggctcttTGCCCAGGCTCTTGCAAGAACAcacccaggccaatgctcagcacagaaaagccccgtGAGCAaccccaggctggccgtgggcaggctgggggcaaacagcatggctggggctctgcaagg
Coding sequences within:
- the LOC131559713 gene encoding olfactory receptor 14C36-like, which translates into the protein MSNSSSISHFLLLALADTWQLQLLHFCLLLGISLAALLGNGLIISAVACSHHLHTPMFFFLLNLALTDLGSICTTVPKAMHNSLWDTRDISYSGCAAQLFFFVFFISAEYFLLTIMCYDRYVSICKPLHYGTVLGSRACAHMAAAAWAGGFLNALMHTANTFSLPLCHGNDLDQFFCDVPQILKFSCSHTNSNREFGYLVVTCCLALCCFVFIVFSYVQIFRAVLSIPSEQGWHKAFSTCLPHLAVVSVFISTAIFAYMKPSSMSSPSLDLALSVLYSVVPAAMNPLIYSLRNQE